Proteins encoded in a region of the Haloarcula sp. CBA1129 genome:
- a CDS encoding pyridoxamine 5'-phosphate oxidase family protein — translation MVTVSGPWTSEEMEQFLSTETVPLRLGCLTPADRPWMLSLWYRFVDGVFECATGADAAVVDYLDYNADVSFEVSTNEPPYRGVRGNGTATMATDADKTVLTDLLHRYLGGTDSPLAEQLLAPDRREIQITITPDRLHTWDYSSRM, via the coding sequence ATGGTGACTGTCTCCGGACCGTGGACGAGCGAGGAGATGGAACAGTTTCTCAGTACCGAAACTGTGCCACTCCGTCTCGGGTGCCTGACACCAGCAGACAGGCCATGGATGCTCTCGCTTTGGTATCGGTTCGTTGACGGAGTCTTCGAGTGTGCGACCGGGGCGGACGCGGCAGTTGTCGATTACCTCGACTATAACGCCGATGTCTCGTTTGAAGTCTCGACGAACGAGCCGCCGTACCGCGGCGTCAGAGGCAACGGAACAGCGACGATGGCAACGGATGCGGACAAGACAGTGCTCACCGACCTGTTGCACCGCTACCTCGGCGGAACCGACTCACCGCTAGCTGAACAACTGCTTGCACCCGACCGCCGCGAGATACAGATCACGATTACGCCCGACCGACTCCACACTTGGGACTACAGCAGCCGAATGTAA
- a CDS encoding HalX domain-containing protein, whose amino-acid sequence MQKRIETEEATVLVVDDEQDIADLYSTWLLAEHDVRTAHSGTEALQLVDASVDVVFLDRQMPDMSGDAVLDTIAERGIDPAVVMVTAVDPDFDIVEMPFDEYLTKPVSREDLLSTVSEMLVRTTYDDQVQEYFAVASKKATLETQKNTPQLEASDKYQTVSERLEELRERADTTAAEIDDFEAVFQQFPGSGLSSS is encoded by the coding sequence GTGCAAAAGCGCATTGAGACGGAGGAGGCAACGGTGCTCGTCGTCGACGATGAGCAAGATATTGCGGACCTGTATTCGACGTGGCTGCTGGCCGAACACGACGTTCGGACCGCACACAGCGGTACGGAAGCACTCCAGTTAGTCGACGCGTCCGTCGACGTGGTCTTTCTGGACCGACAGATGCCCGACATGAGTGGTGATGCAGTCCTCGATACCATCGCCGAACGCGGTATTGACCCCGCAGTCGTGATGGTAACGGCTGTGGACCCGGACTTCGACATCGTCGAGATGCCCTTTGATGAGTACCTGACCAAGCCGGTCAGCCGCGAGGACCTCCTCAGCACCGTCTCGGAGATGCTCGTTCGGACCACGTACGACGATCAGGTGCAGGAGTACTTCGCCGTGGCCTCGAAGAAAGCGACCCTCGAAACCCAGAAGAACACACCGCAACTCGAAGCCAGCGACAAGTACCAAACCGTCAGCGAACGACTCGAAGAACTCCGCGAAAGAGCCGACACCACGGCCGCAGAGATTGACGACTTCGAAGCCGTGTTTCAACAGTTCCCCGGTAGCGGCCTCTCGTCGAGCTGA
- a CDS encoding TVP38/TMEM64 family protein, whose protein sequence is MDRLAKRQLVGTAGLVVVVAVATTLLTPERVVAQTMHLADHPVYLAGVIVGLYLVRPFFAWPTMPLSAFVGFVLGVKYGFPVALMGALVTCLIPYRFALRAGEQGGMFGWLGDSGRRIIEVTGETRGVLAARLSPVPADPVSYGAGFARVSPRSFAVGTFLGEIPWVAVEVTAGASLRSLTLTGLTIDALPHVLLFSAALAVLVLAGPAYRHVSAPNSS, encoded by the coding sequence ATGGACCGCCTCGCGAAGCGACAGCTGGTCGGAACTGCCGGGCTGGTGGTAGTCGTCGCTGTCGCGACAACGCTGCTCACACCCGAGCGGGTGGTGGCCCAGACGATGCACCTCGCCGACCATCCTGTGTACCTCGCCGGCGTTATCGTCGGGCTGTATCTGGTCCGCCCGTTCTTCGCGTGGCCGACGATGCCGCTGTCCGCGTTTGTCGGGTTCGTCCTCGGGGTCAAATACGGCTTCCCGGTCGCGCTGATGGGCGCACTTGTCACCTGCCTCATCCCCTACCGGTTCGCGCTCCGGGCCGGCGAACAGGGTGGGATGTTCGGCTGGCTTGGGGATTCCGGTCGGCGAATCATCGAGGTGACCGGCGAGACGCGGGGCGTCCTCGCGGCGCGGCTCTCACCGGTTCCTGCGGACCCCGTCTCTTACGGAGCGGGGTTCGCCCGTGTCTCGCCGCGCTCCTTTGCCGTCGGAACGTTTCTCGGCGAGATTCCGTGGGTCGCCGTCGAGGTCACCGCGGGCGCGTCGCTGCGGTCGTTGACGCTCACTGGCCTCACTATCGACGCGCTCCCGCACGTCCTGCTGTTCTCGGCGGCGTTAGCTGTGCTGGTGCTTGCGGGGCCGGCCTATCGCCACGTCAGCGCCCCGAACTCATCGTGA
- a CDS encoding PAS domain S-box protein — MSGHGDEISVLHVDDDPDLGDLVAVHLEQTHGSISVCTERSATDGLERLSEHTFDCVVSDHDMPDMDGLEFLKVVREEYEELPFILFTGKGNEEIASDAISAGVTEYLQKGVGTDQYAVLANRIERAVGERRAKTALEESERMLSTLISNLPGMVYRARNESDWPMQFVSDGAAELVGYSSEALESGDVSWGTLIKDSEKEQLWETVQTCIAANEPFEVSYQIETADGETRWMWERGRVVGTDDDGVEILEGFITDVTAREERERELANQRAFTEKLIDSVDDMFYVVGTDGSLIRWNDTVPSVTGYTNEKLASMDIGELIVDSDHEKLWRIFEETLETGDGTIEAGVETADGEMLQYEFKGSLIEDERGDLFGIAGIGRDITERKRRERELREYRTLVENVGDPMYILDAGGTIEMANEAMAAHLGHDRSEIIGSDPARFMPESDVERGTALIRDLLDDDERTWAAYEMRTISADGTVRINEDRIAPLFDEDGTFDGSVGVMRETTERKQRERELERYETIIEAVGDPVYTLDDEGVFTYVNEAIEQLTGFEPDDLIGEHISTIMAGEDINRGSELIRTMLSDPTRRNVTFETDIVDQTGDHAPIEIHIALLPAADGEFNGTAGVIRDISDRKDRERQLAEFASVVSHDLRNPLNVVKGRISVAQETGEVSHLEAAESAADRMDELINDLLTLARQGETVGEMAMVDLAALAGQAWADVETGEATLEKRGTAMIEADAARLRTVFENLFRNSVEHGSTSGRTQSDDERCADNAAPITVTVGTTDTGFYVADNGVGIPPEERDDVFERGYTTSESGTGFGLAIVAEVAQAHGWSVSVAESECGGAQFEFTMSSGR; from the coding sequence ATGAGTGGTCACGGGGACGAGATTTCGGTGCTGCACGTCGACGACGACCCCGACCTTGGCGATCTCGTTGCGGTCCATCTGGAGCAAACTCACGGGAGTATCTCTGTCTGTACCGAGCGAAGCGCAACAGATGGGTTAGAGCGATTGTCCGAGCATACGTTCGACTGTGTCGTCAGCGACCACGACATGCCGGACATGGACGGGCTCGAATTTCTGAAGGTCGTCCGCGAGGAGTACGAGGAGCTACCGTTTATTCTCTTTACCGGCAAGGGAAACGAGGAAATCGCGAGTGACGCGATCTCCGCCGGCGTCACCGAATACCTCCAGAAGGGGGTCGGGACGGACCAGTACGCCGTGCTTGCTAACCGTATCGAGCGGGCTGTGGGGGAGCGCCGGGCGAAAACAGCGCTCGAAGAGTCCGAGCGGATGCTGTCGACGCTCATTTCGAACCTCCCGGGGATGGTGTATCGCGCACGAAACGAATCCGATTGGCCGATGCAGTTCGTCAGCGACGGTGCAGCGGAGCTGGTGGGCTACAGTTCTGAGGCGCTCGAAAGCGGCGACGTGTCTTGGGGGACGCTCATCAAGGATTCGGAAAAAGAGCAGCTCTGGGAGACGGTCCAGACCTGTATCGCCGCCAACGAGCCGTTTGAAGTCTCCTACCAGATCGAGACGGCCGATGGTGAGACCCGCTGGATGTGGGAGCGCGGACGTGTTGTCGGTACTGACGACGACGGCGTCGAAATCCTCGAAGGATTCATCACTGATGTAACTGCGCGCGAAGAGCGCGAGCGTGAACTCGCGAATCAGCGGGCATTTACCGAGAAGCTCATCGACTCCGTCGACGATATGTTCTACGTGGTCGGTACCGATGGAAGCCTGATCCGGTGGAACGACACCGTCCCGTCGGTGACCGGCTACACCAACGAGAAGCTAGCGTCGATGGACATCGGGGAACTCATCGTGGATTCCGACCACGAGAAATTATGGCGGATATTCGAGGAGACGCTGGAGACCGGGGACGGCACTATTGAGGCCGGAGTCGAGACGGCTGACGGCGAGATGCTCCAGTACGAATTCAAGGGGTCGCTCATCGAAGACGAGCGCGGCGACCTGTTCGGAATCGCCGGGATCGGCCGGGATATCACCGAACGGAAACGCCGAGAGCGGGAGCTCAGGGAGTATCGCACGCTGGTCGAGAACGTGGGAGACCCGATGTACATCCTCGACGCCGGCGGGACGATAGAGATGGCAAACGAGGCGATGGCCGCTCATCTGGGGCACGACCGCTCGGAGATTATTGGCTCAGATCCGGCTCGGTTCATGCCTGAATCGGATGTCGAGAGAGGGACAGCACTCATCCGAGACTTGCTTGACGACGACGAGCGGACGTGGGCTGCCTACGAGATGCGGACGATATCCGCCGACGGGACGGTCCGAATCAACGAGGACAGGATCGCGCCGCTGTTCGACGAGGACGGGACCTTCGACGGCTCGGTCGGCGTGATGCGCGAGACGACGGAGCGCAAGCAACGCGAGCGGGAACTCGAACGCTACGAGACGATTATCGAGGCCGTCGGTGACCCGGTGTACACGCTCGACGACGAGGGCGTGTTCACCTACGTGAACGAGGCGATAGAGCAGCTGACGGGGTTCGAACCGGACGACCTCATCGGCGAACACATCTCCACGATCATGGCCGGCGAGGACATCAACCGCGGCAGCGAGCTCATCCGGACGATGCTGTCTGACCCGACCCGGCGGAACGTGACCTTCGAAACGGATATTGTCGACCAAACCGGAGACCACGCGCCTATCGAGATCCATATCGCGTTGCTTCCAGCCGCGGACGGGGAGTTCAACGGTACAGCGGGCGTCATCCGCGATATCAGCGACCGGAAAGACAGGGAGCGACAGCTCGCGGAGTTCGCATCTGTCGTGAGCCACGACCTCCGAAACCCGCTGAACGTGGTCAAAGGGCGGATATCGGTCGCTCAGGAGACTGGAGAGGTCTCACATCTCGAGGCCGCGGAGTCCGCGGCCGACCGGATGGACGAACTCATCAACGACCTGTTGACGCTCGCCAGACAGGGTGAGACGGTCGGTGAGATGGCGATGGTGGACCTCGCTGCCCTCGCGGGTCAGGCTTGGGCCGATGTCGAAACCGGCGAAGCGACGCTCGAAAAACGCGGGACGGCGATGATCGAAGCCGATGCGGCGCGGCTCCGTACGGTGTTCGAGAACCTGTTCCGGAACAGTGTGGAGCATGGATCCACGAGCGGTCGGACGCAATCGGACGACGAGCGTTGTGCAGACAACGCGGCACCGATAACGGTCACCGTCGGAACGACGGACACCGGATTTTACGTCGCCGACAACGGCGTCGGTATCCCGCCGGAGGAGCGAGATGACGTGTTCGAGCGCGGCTATACCACGAGCGAATCGGGGACCGGGTTCGGGCTGGCAATCGTCGCCGAGGTCGCACAAGCCCACGGCTGGTCAGTGTCGGTGGCAGAGAGCGAGTGCGGCGGCGCGCAGTTCGAGTTCACGATGAGTTCGGGGCGCTGA
- a CDS encoding DUF5830 family protein: MLGVETAIVSETGDPVELGVELLAHLEHGELSVADALDRIETVTTNPQVQREILDTAVMRGLLERENGVVRPRSQRSYVNFDSDVIVREGEFSCQRCGAAISTGHFVQFDGGELGPFGSTCIRKVLGRE; the protein is encoded by the coding sequence TTGTTGGGGGTTGAAACGGCGATTGTGTCCGAGACGGGAGACCCGGTCGAACTCGGTGTCGAACTGCTCGCCCATCTGGAACACGGGGAGCTGTCCGTCGCCGACGCTCTCGACCGCATCGAGACGGTGACGACCAACCCACAGGTCCAGCGCGAAATCCTCGACACCGCAGTGATGCGGGGCCTTCTCGAGCGCGAAAACGGCGTCGTCCGCCCGCGATCACAGAGGTCGTACGTCAACTTCGACAGCGACGTCATCGTCCGTGAGGGGGAGTTCTCGTGTCAGCGCTGCGGGGCGGCTATCAGCACGGGCCACTTCGTCCAGTTCGACGGCGGCGAACTGGGCCCGTTCGGATCGACGTGTATTCGGAAAGTGTTAGGGCGGGAGTAG
- a CDS encoding site-2 protease family protein: MATQSSPPELPDPETLADTFHVYEIDRTAEDGVRYYGEPMTESEQVINRIAPAFRQRGYRVALKREMGEWVLIARERSLGVDGIPWLNVGLAVLTLVSTLYAGTRWYGLSVLEDPTAMVKAWPFAAAALGILSIHEFGHYVMSRHHEVEASLPYFLPFPNVLGTLGAVISMNDHIPDRKALFDIGVAGPLAGLVATVVVTAIGVTLPPVEVTRGIVTNIELGYPLLLQGIAALMGEQLEYANPQLLPNPVVIGGWVGAFVTFLNLLPVGQLDGAHVARSLFGDRLSMVQLAVPIALFGLAGYLVAFEGGRAAGLWAFWGLLALVFGRLGSATPLDETPLGRGRWAIGLVTFVLGMLCFVPVPLVITM, from the coding sequence ATGGCGACACAGTCCTCGCCGCCGGAGTTACCGGACCCGGAAACGCTCGCAGATACGTTCCACGTGTACGAGATCGACAGGACCGCCGAGGACGGCGTCCGGTATTACGGCGAGCCGATGACCGAGTCCGAGCAGGTCATCAACCGAATCGCGCCGGCGTTCCGTCAGCGCGGATATCGCGTCGCGCTCAAGCGGGAGATGGGCGAGTGGGTGCTGATCGCGCGGGAGCGGTCGCTCGGCGTCGATGGCATCCCGTGGCTGAATGTTGGACTCGCTGTTCTGACGCTGGTGTCGACGCTGTATGCCGGGACCCGCTGGTATGGGCTGTCTGTTCTCGAAGACCCGACAGCCATGGTCAAGGCGTGGCCCTTTGCCGCCGCCGCACTGGGGATTCTTTCGATTCACGAGTTCGGCCACTACGTCATGAGCCGCCACCACGAGGTGGAGGCGAGCCTGCCGTACTTCCTGCCGTTCCCGAACGTGCTCGGGACGCTGGGCGCGGTTATCAGCATGAACGACCACATCCCCGACCGGAAGGCGCTGTTCGATATCGGCGTCGCCGGCCCGCTGGCGGGCCTCGTCGCAACGGTCGTCGTGACGGCCATCGGCGTGACGCTTCCACCGGTGGAGGTGACCCGCGGCATCGTCACGAACATCGAACTCGGCTACCCGCTCCTGTTGCAGGGTATCGCTGCACTCATGGGTGAACAACTGGAGTATGCGAACCCGCAACTCCTCCCGAACCCGGTCGTCATCGGCGGCTGGGTGGGGGCGTTCGTGACCTTTCTGAACCTCCTGCCGGTGGGCCAACTCGACGGCGCACACGTCGCGCGGTCGCTGTTCGGCGACCGACTGTCGATGGTCCAACTGGCGGTCCCCATAGCTCTCTTCGGGCTGGCTGGCTACCTCGTCGCTTTCGAGGGTGGCCGAGCGGCCGGGCTGTGGGCGTTCTGGGGCTTGCTGGCGCTGGTGTTCGGCCGGCTTGGCTCTGCGACGCCGCTGGACGAGACACCACTCGGACGGGGTCGCTGGGCTATCGGTCTGGTCACGTTCGTTCTGGGTATGCTCTGTTTCGTTCCGGTGCCGCTCGTTATTACGATGTAG